A portion of the Pirellulales bacterium genome contains these proteins:
- a CDS encoding STAS domain-containing protein gives DISVWAITFALTVFADLTVAVETGIVLAALLYIRKVTGTTTIMRVTPQYVEEGWLHILQDKPIPEYVAVFRIHGPFLFGANEKISQVAECLDTLPPIVILRLRNMTAIDATGLQALEDLAKQCQASKRTLILCGAPPQPAKLMRQAEFEQHVGKTNICENFHAALERAIVVQFNLSHGRSVA, from the coding sequence CGACATAAGCGTATGGGCCATAACATTTGCGTTGACCGTCTTTGCTGATCTTACGGTAGCAGTCGAAACTGGAATCGTACTGGCCGCACTTTTGTACATCCGAAAAGTAACTGGTACGACAACCATAATGCGAGTGACCCCTCAGTACGTCGAGGAAGGCTGGCTACATATTTTGCAGGATAAGCCCATTCCAGAATACGTTGCTGTATTTCGCATTCATGGGCCCTTTCTATTCGGGGCGAACGAAAAGATTTCACAAGTGGCCGAGTGTCTGGACACACTACCACCGATTGTCATTTTACGGCTGCGAAATATGACCGCTATCGACGCTACGGGTTTACAAGCTCTCGAAGATTTAGCCAAGCAATGTCAGGCCAGCAAAAGGACTCTGATCTTGTGCGGTGCTCCACCGCAACCGGCAAAACTGATGCGACAGGCTGAGTTTGAGCAGCATGTGGGCAAAACAAATATCTGCGAGAATTTTCACGCTGCGCTAGAACGAGCCATCGTCGTTCAGTTCAATTTGAGCCACGGTCGCAGTGTGGCTTAG